A stretch of the Chanos chanos chromosome 1, fChaCha1.1, whole genome shotgun sequence genome encodes the following:
- the lrrc4.1 gene encoding leucine-rich repeat-containing protein 4: MSLLGRVAVRGARKAALLCVIFLVVHVCLEVAVDAGGPQGCPPVCSCSNQLSKVVCTRRGLTRVPPGIPTNTRHLNLMENSIEAVQADSFRHLHHLEVLQLGRNAIRQIEVGAFNGLTNLNTLELFDNRLTVVPSGAFEYLSKLRELWLRNNPIESIPSYAFNRVPSLMRLDLGELRKLEYISDGAFEGLHNLKYLNLGMCNIRGEMPNLNPLQGLEELDISENLFPEIKPGSFRGLNSLKKLWIMNSQIGLIERNAFDDLVSLVELNLAHNNLSSLPHDLFAPLRYLVELHLHHNPWNCSCDSVWLSRWLREYIPTNSTCCGRCHAPAHMRGRQLVELDRGDGSTLQCSAPFIEDAPRDLNISAERVAEFQCRTAAMSSVRWLLPNGTILTHASSHPRITVLNDGTLNFSNVLVGDTGMYTCMVSNAAGNSNASAYLNVSAAELNTSNLSYFTTVTVEVLGSTSEMPKSKTTTTTPGSSTTTTASPSVFQPVFISTPTVLLQSTDVPSGRPSAVPASKVTTVRPPNTGGTSLDEVMKTTKIIIGCFVAVTLLAAVMLIVFYKLRKRHQQKNTGAVARAVEVIPVDEDLPPRASATTITGEGTLTLPEIRDHNSIHKLDYITHKSDYSHHKPKPEYSTLKPKTDYNTHKSKLDYSSHKSALEYSHKSLPDYHTHKQKPDYSPFKPEYSTYKPDYGSHKPKPDYSPFKSDYSTHKSKTDYGSHKPKTDYTPHKAAPDFSPFKSDCSPFKPDYSAFKAHYSPLKAEYVSHRLDYSPHKPKMDYSPHKMDYSPPKIDYSTLKPKYNTYKPAGHAAKWTENSIGNSLPRTMPSAITAIPEPIVIKTHTKEKVQETQI; encoded by the coding sequence ATGAGTCTCCTGGGGCGGGTAGCTGTGCGTGGAGCCAGGAAAGCCGCCCTGCTCTGTGTCATCTTCCTTGTGGTGCACGTGTGCCTGGAGGTGGCCGTGGATGCAGGGGGGCCCCAAGGCTGCCCGCCCGTCTGCTCCTGCAGTAATCAGTTAAGCAAGGTGGTGTGCACTCGTCGTGGCCTGACCCGTGTACCTCCAGGCATCCCCACCAACACCCGTCACCTCAATCTCATGGAGAACTCCATTGAGGCAGTGCAGGCTGACTCTTTTCGTCACTTACACCATCTAGAGGTGCTCCAGCTAGGACGCAATGCCATTCGGCAGATTGAGGTCGGTGCATTCAATGGCCTGACTAACCTTAACACATTGGAGCTCTTTGACAATCGGCTGACAGTGGTGCCCAGTGGGGCCTTCGAGTACCTGTCCAAGTTGCGGGAGCTGTGGCTCAGGAACAACCCCATTGAGAGCATCCCATCCTACGCATTCAACCGCGTGCCCTCGCTCATGAGATTGGATCTGGGGGAGCTGCGCAAGTTAGAGTACATTTCTGATGGGGCATTTGAAGGGCTGCACAACCTCAAGTACCTCAATCTGGGGATGTGCAACATTAGAGGCGAGATGCCCAACCTGAACCCCTTGCAAGGGCTGGAGGAGCTTGATATTTCTGAAAATCTCTTCCCAGAGATCAAGCCAGGTTCTTTCCGTGGACTGAATTCACTCAAGAAGCTATGGATCATGAACTCTCAAATAGGTCTGATTGAGCGGAATGCATTCGATGACCTAGTATCATTAGTGGAACTGAACTTGGCCCACAACAACCTGAGCTCCTTGCCTCATGACCTCTTTGCCCCATTGAGATACCTGGTGGAGCTGCATCTCCACCACAACCCATGGAACTGCAGCTGCGACTCTGTGTGGCTCTCAAGGTGGTTGCGCGAGTACATCCCAACCAACTCCACCTGCTGTGGCCGCTGCCATGCCCCAGCACACATGCGAGGTCGTCAGTTAGTAGAGTTGGACCGTGGGGATGGCAGCACCCTTCAGTGTTCAGCACCTTTCATCGAGGATGCCCCAAGAGACTTGAACATCTCAGCAGAACGTGTGGCCGAGTTCCAGTGTCGCACAGCAGCCATGTCGTCAGTGCGGTGGCTCCTGCCAAATGGGACCATTCTGACACATGCCTCCAGCCACCCCCGGATAACAGTGCTCAATGATGGAACGCTCAACTTCTCCAATGTGCTGGTGGGTGATACAGGCATGTACACTTGCATGGTGTCCAACGCGGCAGGCAATTCCAATGCTTCGGCCTACCTCAATGTGAGCGCAGCCGAGCTCAACACATCAAACCTAAGCTATTTCACCACAGTCACGGTGGAGGTGCTAGGTTCTACGTCTGAGATGCCCAAATCCAAGACCACCACCACTACCCCAGGCTCCAGCACAACCACCACTGCATCACCATCAGTCTTTCAACCAGTCTTCATCTCAACGCCAACAGTACTGCTCCAGAGCACCGATGTGCCATCAGGCCGTCCATCAGCCGTTCCAGCTTCCAAAGTCACAACAGTGAGACCACCCAACACAGGAGGCACCAGCCTGGATGAAGTGATGAAGACCACCAAGATAATCATTGGCTGCTTTGTGGCAGTAACTTTGCTGGCAGCAGTCATGCTCATTGTGTTTTATAAACTGCGGAAGCgacaccaacaaaaaaacacaggtgcaGTGGCCAGGGCAGTGGAGGTTATTCCAGTGGATGAGGACCTACCTCCACGGGCCTCAGCTACTACCATAACGGGAGAAGGGACTCTCACATTGCCAGAGATAAGGGACCACAACAGTATTCACAAACTGGACTACATAACTCACAAATCTGACTACAGCCATCACAAACCCAAGCCGGAGTATAGTACCCTAAAACCCAAGACAGATTACAACACCCACAAATCTAAATTGGACTACAGCAGTCACAAATCAGCACTGGAGTACTCCCACAAATCTCTGCCtgactaccacacacacaaacaaaaacctgactACAGTCCTTTTAAACCAGAATACAGCACTTATAAGCCTGACTATGGCTCTCACAAACCGAAACCAGACTACAGCCCATTCAAATCAGATTACAGCACTCACAAATCTAAAACGGACTATGGTTCACACAAACCTAAAACAGATTATACACCACACAAAGCAGCCCCTGACTTCAGTCCCTTCAAGTCAGACTGCAGTCCTTTCAAACCAGACTACAGTGCATTCAAGGCACACTACAGCCCCCTCAAAGCGGAATATGTTAGTCACAGATTGGACTACAGCCCTCACAAACCCAAAATGGATTACAGTCCTCACAAGATGGACTACAGTCCTCCTAAGATCGACTACAGCACTCTGAAGCCCAAATACAACACCTACAAGCCAGCAGGACACGCAGCCAAATGGACAGAGAATAGCATTGGAAACTCTCTCCCACGAACCATGCCCAGTGCCATCACAGCCATTCCTGAACCCATTGTCATAAAAACCCACACGAAGGAGAAAGTACAAGAGACTCAAATCTAA